A genomic region of Raphanus sativus cultivar WK10039 chromosome 6, ASM80110v3, whole genome shotgun sequence contains the following coding sequences:
- the LOC108805674 gene encoding pentatricopeptide repeat-containing protein At1g61870, mitochondrial, translated as MALLSRIRSSASLLRHLNPSPQIRSLSSSSASSILSPDSKTPLTSKQKSKTALSLLKTEKDPNRILEICRAASLTPDCHIDRLAFSAAVQNLTENKHFSAVTDLLDGSIENRPDLRTERFAAHAIVLYAQADMLDHSLRVFADLERLEIQRTVRSLNALLFACLVAKDYKEAKRVYIEFPKMYKIEPDLETYDRMIKVFCESGSASSSYSIVAEMERKRIKPTSATFGLMIAGFYREDKKEDVGKVLAMMKERGVSVGVSTHNIRIQSLCKRKRSGEAKALLDGMLSSGMKPNAVTYGHLIHGFCSEGEFDEAKKLFKSMVNRGCKPDSECYFTLVYYLCKSGDFEAALSVCKESMEKNWVPSFGIMKSLVNGLAKDSKVEEAKELIAQVKDKFTRNVELWNEVEAALPQ; from the coding sequence ATGGCGTTACTCTCTCGAATCCGCTCATCCGCCTCCCTCCTCCGTCACCTCAACCCCTCCCCTCAAATCCGctccctctcctcctcctccgcctcaTCGATCCTCTCACCCGACTCCAAAACCCCACTCACCAGCAAACAAAAGAGCAAAACCGCCCTCTCCCTCCTCAAAACCGAGAAAGATCCGAACCGCATCCTCGAGATCTGCCGCGCCGCTTCCCTCACTCCCGACTGCCACATCGACCGCCTCGCTTTCTCCGCCGCCGTCCAAAACCTAACCGAGAACAAACACTTCTCCGCCGTCACGGATCTCCTCGACGGATCCATCGAGAACCGCCCCGATCTCAGAACGGAGCGGTTCGCCGCCCACGCGATCGTCCTCTACGCCCAGGCCGACATGCTCGACCACTCGCTACGCGTCTTCGCCGACCTCGAGAGGCTCGAGATCCAGCGCACGGTGAGATCTCTCAACGCTCTCCTCTTCGCTTGCTTGGTGGCTAAGGATTACAAGGAAGCGAAACGCGTTTACATTGAGTTCCCTAAGATGTACAAGATCGAGCCTGATCTCGAGACTTACGACCGTATGATCAAAGTCTTCTGCGAGTCCGGCTCCGCGAGCTCGTCTTACTCCATCGTCGCGGAGATGGAGAGGAAAAGGATCAAGCCGACGAGCGCCACGTTCGGTTTGATGATTGCTGGATTTTACCGAGAGGATAAGAAGGAGGATGTGGGGAAAGTGTTGGCGATGATGAAAGAGCGCGGCGTTAGCGTGGGGGTATCGACTCATAACATTCGGATCCAGAGTTTGTGTAAGAGGAAGAGATCTggggaagcaaaggctttgctTGATGGGATGTTGTCTTCGGGGATGAAGCCGAATGCTGTTACCTATGGTCATTTGATCCATGGGTTTTGTAGTGAAGGTGAGTTTGATGAGGCGAAGAAGTTGTTTAAGAGTATGGTGAACAGAGGGTGTAAGCCTGATAGTGAGTGTTACTTCACTTTGGTGTATTACTTGTGTAAGAGTGGAGACTTTGAGGCGGCTTTGAGTGTTTGTAAGGAGAGTATGGAGAAGAATTGGGTTCCGAGTTTTGGTATCATGAAGTCGCTTGTTAATGGACTAGCCAAGGATTCCAAAGTCGAAGAAGCTAAAGAGCTTATTGCTCAAGTTAAAGACAAGTTCACTAGAAACGTCGAGTTGTGGAATGAGGTTGAAGCGGCTTTGCCTcagtga
- the LOC108807765 gene encoding probable serine/threonine-protein kinase PBL23: protein MMKLCPCFSNPQQLGANSPRDSFDEGLTGYRGHSNKLFALFTFRSRGKGSSRQKYITDEIKKYGNVKTSGKIFKFKELIAATDNFSMECMIGEGGFGRVYKGFLTSLNQVVAVKRLDRNGLQGTREFFAEVMVLSLAQHQNLVNLIGYCVEDDQRVLVYEFMPNGSLEDHLFDLPEGAPSLDWFTRMKIVHGAAKGLEYLHDYADPPVIYRDFKASNILLQSDFNSKLSDFGLARLGPTEGKDHVSTRVMGTYGYCAPEYAMTGQLTAKSDVYSFGVVLLEVISGRRTIDGDRPTEEQNLISWAEPLLKDRRMFTRIVDPNLKGNYPLKGLHQALAIATMCLQEEAETRPFMGDVVTALEFLAKPIEVGDGTTNIDTPAPVPAPVSVSAIQTSSSDS from the exons atgatgaAGCTATGTCCTTGTTTTAGCAATCCACAACAACTCGGAGCTAACTCGCCTAGAGATTCATTTGATGAAGGTCTAACAGGTTATAGAGGCCATAGCAATAAGCTGTTTGCTCTCTTCACCTTTCGCTCACGTGGAAAAG GAAGCTCTAGGCAAAAGTACATAACGGACGAGATAAAGAAATATGGTAACGTGAAAACAAGCGGCAAAATCTTCAAGTTCAAGGAACTAATAGCTGCAACAGACAATTTCAGCATGGAATGTATGATTGGTGAAGGCGGCTTTGGAAGAGTCTACAAAGGCTTTCTCACCAGCCTCAATCAG GTGGTGGCTGTAAAAAGGCTTGACCGGAATGGGTTGCAAGGAACAAGAGAGTTCTTTGCAGAAGTGATGGTATTGAGTCTTGCTCAACATCAAAACCTTGTCAATCTCATTGGCTATTGTGTTGAAGACGACCAACGAGTCCTCGTTTATGAATTCATGCCTAATGGATCTTTGGAAGATCATTTATTTG ACTTACCGGAAGGGGCACCAAGTCTAGACTGGTTCACGAGAATGAAGATAGTGCACGGTGCAGCTAAAGGGCTCGAGTACTTGCATGACTACGCAGATCCTCCTGTGATCTACCGCGATTTCAAAGCTTCAAACATATTGCTACAATCTGATTTCAACTCGAAGCTATCGGATTTCGGGCTAGCTAGGCTTGGACCAACTGAAGGCAAAGATCATGTGTCCACTAGAGTCATGGGAACATATGGATACTGTGCTCCTGAATACGCGATGACCGGTCAACTCACTGCTAAATCTGATGTCTATAGTTTTGGCGTTGTCCTCCTTGAGGTTATATCAGGAAGACGAACTATTGATGGGGATAGACCAACCGAAGAACAAAACTTGATCTCTTGG GCTGAGCCGTTGTTGAAAGATCGGAGAATGTTTACACGGATTGTAGACCCGAATCTGAAAGGAAATTACCCATTAAAAGGATTGCATCAAGCTCTAGCGATTGCAACAATGTGTTTGCAAGAAGAAGCTGAGACTAGGCCATTCATGGGAGATGTGGTCACAGCACTTGAGTTCTTGGCTAAGCCTATAGAGGTTGGGGATGGTACTACTAATATTGACACTCCTGCTCCTGTTCCTGCTCCTGTTTCTGTTTCTGCTATTCAGACATCATCATCTGATTCCTAA
- the LOC108810030 gene encoding beta-glucosidase 45-like, whose product MQSLPIFVFSILLQSLIFNVNSSYLHQNSSHNILQDSSPFPSDFLFGTASSAYQYEGAFLTEGKGLNNWDIFTHENPGKIRDENNGDMAVDQYHRFMEDIQLMTSLGVNSYRFSVSWSRVLPRGRFGGINYSGIQYYNRLIDALISRGIKPFVTLNHLDYPQELENQFQSWLSPEMQNDFGYLADICFKHFGDRVKHWTTLNEPNQQIILTHLKGTFPPSRCSLPYGNCSQGNSETEPFIAAHNAILAHAKAVHIYRSKYQGEQRGIIGIVVQTSWFEPISDSIADREASERAQSFYSNWILDPIIYGKYPKEMVNVLGSALPQFSRREVENLKQSRLDFIGINHYTSYFVQDCLLSTCNAGDGASKAQGFALKLDRRGNVSIGELTDVNWQHIHPEGFRKILNYLKIRYHNIPMFITENGFGDLQKPETTLKELLNDTKRIKYMSGYLDALQSGMRDGANVKGYFAWSLLDNFEWLYGYKLRFGLFHVDYTTLQRTPKLSSSWYKNYIREHMKTKYC is encoded by the exons ATGCAAAGTTTACCCATTTTCGTATTTAGCATCTTATTACAAAGTTTAATCTTTAATGTGAATAGTTCATATCTCCATCAAAATTCTTCACACAATATATTACAAGATTCATCTCCGTTTCCTTCTGATTTCCTTTTTGGCACAGCTTCTTCTGCTTACCAG TATGAAGGTGCTTTCTTAACCGAAGGGAAAGGATTAAACAATTGGGATATATTTACTCATGAAAACCCTG GGAAAATACGTGATGAGAACAATGGAGACATGGCTGTGGATCAATATCATCGGTTTATG GAAGACATCCAATTAATGACTTCCCTTGGGGTCAACAGTTACAGATTTTCAGTTTCTTGGTCTAGGGTTTTACCAc GAGGAAGATTTGGAGGCATCAATTATTCGGGAATACAGTATTACAACAGATTAATCGATGCACTTATTAGTAGAG GTATTAAACCATTCGTGACATTGAACCATTTGGACTATCCTCAAGAGCTCGAGAACCAGTTTCAAAGTTGGTTAAGCCCTGAGATGCA GAATGATTTTGGGTACTTGGctgatatatgttttaaacATTTTGGTGACCGAGTTAAACACTGGACCACATTAAATGAACCAAACCAACAAATAATCCTCACCCATCTAAAAGGCACCTTTCCGCCGTCCCGCTGCTCCTTACCGTATGGAAACTGTAGTCAGGGGAACTCGGAAACTGAACCATTCATAGCTGCACATAACGCGATCCTCGCACATGCAAAGGCGGTTCACATTTATAGAAGTAAATATCAG GGAGAACAAAGGGGAATTATTGGCATTGTGGTGCAAACATCATGGTTTGAACCTATTAGCGATTCCATTGCAGATAGAGAAGCTTCAGAGAGAGCTCAATCATTTTACTCTAATTG GATTTTAGATCCAATTATATACGGAAAATATCCAAAAGAAATGGTAAATGTACTTGGGTCTGCCTTGCCACAATTTTCGAGAAGGGAAGTGGAGAACTTAAAACAGTCAAGATTAGATTTTATTGGCATTAATCACTATACAAGTTACTTCGTTCAAGATTGCTTGTTATCAACTTGTAATGCTGGAGATGGAGCTTCTAAAGCTCAAGGATTTGCACTTAAGTTAGACCGACGAGGCAATGTTTCCATAGGAGAACTT ACCGATGTAAACTGGCAGCATATTCATCCTGAAGGGTTCCGGAAAATATTGAACTACCTAAAGATTAGGTATCACAACATACCGATGTTCATAACCGAAAACG GTTTTGGAGACCTGCAAAAACCCGAGACAACACTAAAAGAACTTTTAAATGACACAAAGAGGATAAAATACATGAGTGGATACTTGGATGCTTTGCAGTCAGGAATGAG AGATGGAGCAAATGTGAAGGGCTATTTCGCGTGGTCTCTATTAGATAATTTTGAGTGGTTATATGGCTACAAGCTTAGATTTGGGTTATTCCACGTGGATTATACAACTCTCCAAAGGACACCGAAACTTTCATCTTCTTGGTACAAAAACTATATCAGGGAgcatatgaaaacaaaatattgttag